A single genomic interval of Fructobacillus americanaquae harbors:
- a CDS encoding DUF4811 domain-containing protein has translation MIVFILFIFVVLAFVSLMMVQDMRKRVIAVAVSFLVVLASVVLIIANMHDHFGMKVQTTTTKQQIYSVQGQNIYGVLSYQQVGTSGKEKVFIYRDTSTSTTSTVAKPDLKTKTAIQNVQGNQAFKVTTSKNYVYRNGFYKFMFAISGNNHDLKSRQVTYQVPPTWLALSSQDGERLKSIVAGMANQADFIQWFQQVKSQSQTDPDGAAQTAVSYYQNLLANNH, from the coding sequence ATGATTGTCTTTATTCTATTTATTTTTGTTGTCTTAGCTTTTGTATCATTAATGATGGTACAGGATATGAGAAAGCGGGTTATTGCTGTTGCTGTTTCTTTCCTAGTCGTGCTTGCTTCAGTTGTGTTAATCATTGCCAATATGCATGATCATTTTGGTATGAAGGTGCAAACAACAACGACTAAACAGCAAATTTATTCCGTTCAGGGGCAAAACATCTATGGTGTCTTGTCCTACCAACAAGTTGGCACATCCGGTAAGGAAAAGGTCTTTATTTACCGAGATACTTCGACGAGTACAACTTCAACAGTGGCCAAGCCTGATTTGAAGACCAAGACGGCCATTCAAAATGTTCAAGGAAATCAGGCCTTTAAGGTGACAACTTCTAAGAACTATGTTTACCGAAACGGTTTCTACAAGTTTATGTTTGCCATTTCGGGTAACAACCATGACTTAAAGTCGCGTCAGGTAACTTACCAAGTTCCACCAACATGGCTGGCTCTCTCATCACAAGATGGCGAACGCTTGAAGAGTATCGTTGCGGGAATGGCTAACCAAGCTGACTTTATTCAATGGTTCCAGCAGGTTAAGTCACAATCACAAACCGATCCCGATGGGGCAGCGCAAACTGCCGTTTCCTATTATCAAAATCTTTTAGCGAATAATCATTAA
- a CDS encoding cold-shock protein — MEKGTVKWFNSEKGYGFITRESGEDVFAHFSAIQGDGFKTLEDGQAVTFDVENSDRGLQAVNIVKD; from the coding sequence ATGGAAAAAGGCACTGTAAAGTGGTTTAACAGCGAAAAGGGCTACGGCTTTATCACACGCGAATCAGGTGAAGATGTGTTTGCACACTTCTCAGCAATCCAAGGTGACGGTTTCAAGACTTTGGAAGACGGCCAAGCCGTAACTTTCGATGTTGAAAACTCAGACCGCGGTTTGCAAGCTGTTAACATCGTAAAGGACTAA
- the gpmA gene encoding 2,3-diphosphoglycerate-dependent phosphoglycerate mutase, with amino-acid sequence MAKLVLIRHGQSEWNALNLFNGWIDTKLSDKGIDQAKQAGVLLKEEGLVFDQAYTSVLTRAITTLHYALEEAGQLYVPEEKSWRLNERHYGALQGQNKAEAAEKWGDDQVHIWRRSYDVLPPLLENYEETVEVQGKTYPAFDARYADVPFGELPLGENLKVTLERVLPFYEAKIKKDLEEGKNVVIAAHGNSLRALAKHLEKISDDDILNLEIANGQPIVYDLADDLSIKSKKTLGA; translated from the coding sequence ATGGCAAAATTAGTTTTGATCCGTCACGGACAAAGTGAATGGAACGCATTAAACCTTTTTAATGGTTGGATTGACACCAAGTTGTCTGACAAGGGAATTGACCAAGCTAAGCAAGCTGGGGTTCTCTTGAAGGAAGAGGGGTTGGTCTTTGACCAAGCCTATACTTCTGTTTTGACACGTGCTATCACTACTTTGCACTACGCATTGGAAGAAGCTGGTCAATTGTACGTCCCTGAAGAAAAGTCATGGCGGTTGAACGAACGTCACTATGGTGCTTTGCAAGGACAAAATAAGGCGGAAGCCGCTGAAAAGTGGGGCGACGATCAAGTGCACATCTGGCGTCGTTCTTATGATGTTTTGCCTCCATTGCTTGAAAACTATGAAGAAACAGTTGAAGTTCAGGGTAAGACTTATCCTGCCTTTGACGCCCGTTATGCTGATGTGCCTTTCGGAGAATTGCCATTAGGTGAGAATTTGAAGGTTACTTTGGAACGAGTACTGCCATTCTACGAAGCCAAGATCAAGAAGGATTTGGAAGAAGGTAAGAACGTTGTGATCGCAGCTCACGGTAACTCATTGCGTGCCTTGGCTAAGCACTTGGAGAAGATTTCAGATGATGACATCTTGAACCTTGAAATTGCTAACGGTCAACCAATCGTTTATGATTTGGCAGATGATTTGTCAATCAAGTCAAAGAAGACGTTGGGCGCATAA
- a CDS encoding solute carrier family 23 protein: MEEKQQRQPIYDLHERPPFFQLIGLSLQHLFSMFGATILVPLLVGLNPGVALFSSGVGTLIHLLTTKGKVPAYMGSSFAFIIPMASMMKTIGYPAVGQGVVSVGIVYLIISLIVWRIGSAWIDKIFPPEVVGPVILVIGLSLAATAAQSATELNGHYDIKVFLVAGATLLVTIFANMYLGGFLGLIPVLIGIIFGYLLALALGLVDLSSVASAHWFALPKFDFLFSGHNGLSWHFYPMAVLTMAPLVLVTLSEHLGHLLVLSKITGQDFFENPGLHKTLAGDGAASVFAGLVGGPAVTSYGENIGVMQLSRVYSVWVIGGAAVLAAGFAFIGKLSALIGTVPGAVTGGVGFMLYGVIAAAGLQVIVDNKVDYGQKRNLMIAGPVMVVGIGNFHLALGSQVDFSGVALATVLGIILNLILPKVAKSDR, translated from the coding sequence ATGGAAGAAAAACAGCAAAGACAGCCGATTTATGACTTACATGAACGGCCTCCATTTTTTCAATTAATTGGGTTGTCATTACAACACTTGTTTTCAATGTTTGGGGCCACGATTTTAGTACCGCTTTTGGTGGGGTTAAATCCTGGTGTGGCCCTTTTTTCATCAGGTGTTGGAACATTAATTCACCTACTAACAACTAAAGGGAAGGTTCCTGCTTATATGGGTTCTTCTTTTGCCTTTATCATCCCGATGGCTTCGATGATGAAGACCATTGGTTATCCTGCTGTCGGTCAGGGCGTTGTTTCGGTTGGAATTGTTTACTTGATTATTTCATTGATTGTTTGGCGAATCGGTTCTGCTTGGATTGACAAGATTTTCCCACCAGAAGTGGTCGGACCCGTTATTTTGGTGATTGGCCTTTCATTAGCTGCTACAGCAGCCCAATCGGCGACGGAACTAAACGGTCACTACGACATCAAGGTCTTTTTAGTTGCTGGTGCAACCTTATTAGTAACAATTTTTGCCAATATGTATCTTGGCGGTTTTTTGGGATTAATTCCAGTGCTAATTGGTATTATCTTTGGTTACTTGTTGGCCTTGGCACTCGGGTTAGTGGACTTGAGCTCCGTGGCCAGCGCCCATTGGTTTGCGTTACCAAAGTTTGATTTTCTTTTTTCTGGTCATAATGGTCTTTCCTGGCACTTTTATCCAATGGCCGTTTTGACCATGGCCCCCTTAGTTTTGGTTACCTTATCGGAGCATTTAGGCCACTTATTGGTTCTTTCGAAAATTACCGGTCAGGACTTCTTTGAAAATCCTGGTCTACATAAGACGTTAGCTGGTGATGGTGCTGCTTCGGTTTTTGCTGGTTTGGTTGGTGGGCCTGCCGTCACTTCTTACGGTGAAAACATTGGCGTGATGCAGCTTTCGCGAGTATATTCTGTCTGGGTGATTGGTGGAGCTGCTGTCTTAGCTGCTGGCTTTGCCTTTATTGGCAAGCTATCGGCTTTGATTGGTACAGTCCCTGGTGCTGTTACTGGCGGTGTTGGCTTTATGCTGTATGGTGTCATTGCTGCAGCTGGTTTGCAAGTAATTGTCGACAATAAAGTCGATTATGGGCAAAAGCGTAATTTAATGATTGCGGGCCCAGTGATGGTTGTTGGAATTGGAAACTTCCATTTGGCTCTTGGTTCACAAGTGGACTTCTCGGGTGTCGCATTAGCGACGGTTCTCGGAATCATTCTGAATTTAATTCTACCTAAGGTGGCAAAATCAGATCGCTAA
- the atpB gene encoding F0F1 ATP synthase subunit A: MDEPTSTFTLLGLTFNWTTIISTLLAMSIVVLVAVLMTRKVGIRPSRGQNAIEYVLDFVRGILGDQLPANLARQFGLYSFTLFLFLIVANEMGLLLQVKMGNGVTYVKSPTADPLFAFTLAIMSLMLAHGTGVKTLGLGGYLKNMFFKPYVAMFPLNVVEQFTNFLTLALRLFGNIFAGELMLNLLASMAWGTHLNGFWIILAFPLEIAWQGFSLLIGGIQAYVFVMLTAVFTAQLSGNE; the protein is encoded by the coding sequence ATGGATGAACCAACATCAACCTTTACCTTGTTGGGTCTAACCTTTAACTGGACGACGATTATTTCAACGCTTTTGGCAATGTCAATCGTGGTTTTGGTAGCGGTTTTGATGACTCGAAAAGTGGGTATTCGTCCAAGCCGAGGGCAGAATGCAATTGAGTATGTCTTAGATTTTGTTCGTGGAATCTTAGGCGACCAGTTACCGGCCAATTTGGCCCGACAATTCGGTCTCTATTCCTTCACCCTTTTCTTGTTTTTGATTGTTGCAAACGAGATGGGCTTGCTGTTGCAAGTTAAGATGGGTAATGGCGTTACTTATGTTAAGTCGCCAACAGCTGACCCATTATTTGCCTTTACATTGGCGATTATGTCGTTGATGCTTGCCCATGGAACAGGTGTGAAAACACTTGGTTTGGGTGGCTATCTGAAGAACATGTTCTTCAAACCCTACGTTGCGATGTTTCCTTTGAATGTGGTTGAGCAGTTTACCAACTTCTTGACTCTTGCTTTGCGGCTCTTTGGAAATATCTTTGCCGGCGAATTGATGTTAAATTTGCTCGCAAGCATGGCTTGGGGAACTCACTTAAATGGGTTCTGGATTATCCTAGCTTTCCCATTGGAAATTGCATGGCAGGGATTCTCACTATTAATTGGTGGAATTCAAGCCTATGTCTTTGTCATGTTGACCGCCGTCTTTACGGCTCAGTTATCTGGCAATGAATAG
- the atpE gene encoding ATP synthase F0 subunit C produces MDLHNLGVIAAGIAFAGSAIGGGIGVGVMYSQFLAGMSRQPELANKLLSRAFLGLALAEATPIIVLGMAFTLINK; encoded by the coding sequence ATGGATTTACACAACTTAGGCGTAATCGCAGCCGGGATTGCCTTTGCGGGATCTGCCATCGGTGGTGGTATCGGGGTCGGTGTGATGTACTCACAGTTCTTAGCTGGAATGTCTCGCCAACCTGAATTGGCTAACAAGCTTTTGTCACGTGCCTTCTTGGGATTGGCCTTGGCTGAAGCCACACCAATTATCGTTTTGGGTATGGCCTTCACACTTATTAACAAGTAA
- the atpF gene encoding F0F1 ATP synthase subunit B, whose product MVPTLSMTKAMPLGDMVFIIVAFLTLMVILKHVAYGPLTKALDARADKINTDLDSAQKANEDAAKLAAQREQELAEGKDQASQVISAAKKSAKDQSEALLKTANDQALSLRKAAENDADQLKTEALASAKKDVADLSVTIASKLIQKNLSADDQRSLIDAYLADLDQR is encoded by the coding sequence ATGGTTCCAACACTATCAATGACAAAGGCCATGCCTTTAGGTGACATGGTCTTCATTATCGTCGCTTTCCTTACTCTGATGGTCATCTTGAAGCACGTTGCTTACGGTCCTTTAACAAAGGCATTGGATGCACGTGCAGATAAAATTAACACCGATTTGGATAGTGCCCAAAAGGCAAATGAAGATGCAGCCAAGTTGGCTGCACAACGCGAACAGGAATTGGCTGAAGGAAAAGACCAAGCCAGTCAAGTGATTAGCGCTGCTAAAAAATCAGCTAAGGACCAATCAGAAGCTCTCTTGAAGACTGCTAATGACCAGGCCTTAAGCTTACGTAAAGCAGCTGAAAATGATGCTGATCAGTTGAAGACTGAGGCGTTGGCTTCTGCCAAGAAGGATGTTGCAGACTTGTCTGTAACGATTGCATCTAAATTGATTCAAAAGAATTTATCTGCTGATGATCAGCGGTCTTTGATTGATGCCTATTTGGCAGACTTAGACCAGCGGTAA
- the atpH gene encoding ATP synthase F1 subunit delta, with protein sequence MAKQKEKIVNQYAQAILAYADEHNALESISADLLAIRSVVVAEPKLTALLTAQTISDADQGGLVDALTQGADNAVVNLVKILLAHHHFAYLPAVVDRFFDLYQQSQGIQAVTITTAVEADEDQKERLSNAFKKQSGAKKIQATYKVNQDIIGGVVMQSKSLLIDGSLQTKIAKMRAELLG encoded by the coding sequence ATGGCCAAGCAAAAAGAAAAAATTGTTAACCAATACGCCCAAGCAATCTTGGCTTATGCAGACGAACACAATGCTTTAGAAAGCATTAGTGCAGACTTGCTAGCCATTCGTTCAGTGGTTGTCGCTGAACCAAAATTAACTGCTTTGCTAACAGCACAGACAATTTCTGATGCTGACCAAGGTGGGTTAGTTGATGCGCTGACGCAAGGCGCAGATAATGCAGTGGTGAACTTGGTTAAAATTCTTTTGGCCCACCACCATTTCGCATATTTGCCTGCAGTAGTTGATCGTTTTTTTGACCTTTACCAGCAAAGTCAGGGTATTCAAGCCGTGACAATTACCACAGCGGTAGAAGCTGATGAAGACCAAAAAGAACGGTTGTCAAATGCTTTTAAGAAGCAAAGTGGCGCAAAGAAAATCCAAGCAACCTATAAAGTCAATCAAGACATTATTGGGGGCGTGGTCATGCAATCGAAGTCGTTGTTAATTGACGGTTCGTTGCAGACAAAGATTGCCAAAATGAGGGCAGAGTTACTAGGTTAG
- the atpA gene encoding F0F1 ATP synthase subunit alpha: MAIQAEEISALIKQQLEKFDTKLTVEEIGTVTYIGDGIARATGLANALSGELVEFTNGEFGMVQNLEESEVGIIVLGSSDGIRQGDTVKRTGHIMEVPVGEELIGRVVNALGQPIDGLGDLKTTKTRPVEVKAPGVMDRKSVSEPLQTGIKAIDALVPIGRGQRELIIGDRKTGKTSIAIDTILNQKDQDMIVVYVAIGQKDSTVREQVETLKKMGAMDYTIVVNAGPSEAAALLYLAPYAGAAMGEEFMYNGKHVLIVFDDLSKQATAYREISLILRRPPGREAYPGDVFYLHSRLLERAAKLSDELGGGSMTALPIIETQGGDVSAYIPTNVISITDGQIFLDADSFYAGIRPAIDAGTSVSRVGGDAQIKAMKKVSGTLRLDLASFRELESFAQFGSDLDAATQAKLGRGKRTVEILKQPLHAPMSVQHQVFVLYALTHSFLDDVAIEDLQRFQDEFVSYLDASQKDLLDEIVTTKNLPDQSKMDAAVKSFKDGFAGSVDQ, translated from the coding sequence ATGGCGATTCAAGCTGAAGAAATTTCTGCTTTAATTAAGCAGCAGCTCGAAAAGTTCGACACAAAACTGACTGTAGAAGAAATTGGTACTGTTACCTATATCGGAGATGGAATTGCACGAGCTACTGGTTTGGCAAATGCCCTTTCTGGTGAATTGGTCGAATTTACAAACGGCGAATTTGGAATGGTCCAAAACTTGGAAGAGAGCGAAGTCGGAATTATCGTTTTGGGTAGTTCAGATGGCATCCGCCAAGGTGATACAGTTAAGCGGACTGGACACATCATGGAAGTGCCAGTTGGTGAAGAACTTATCGGGCGCGTCGTCAACGCATTGGGACAACCAATTGACGGATTAGGCGACTTGAAAACAACGAAGACACGACCGGTTGAAGTGAAGGCTCCTGGTGTTATGGACCGTAAGTCCGTTTCAGAACCTTTGCAAACTGGAATCAAAGCTATTGATGCCTTGGTTCCAATCGGACGTGGACAACGTGAATTGATCATTGGTGATCGTAAGACTGGAAAGACTTCAATCGCCATTGACACAATTTTGAACCAAAAAGACCAAGACATGATTGTTGTTTATGTCGCTATTGGTCAAAAGGATTCAACTGTTCGTGAACAAGTTGAAACTTTGAAAAAGATGGGCGCAATGGATTACACGATTGTTGTTAACGCCGGCCCATCTGAAGCTGCCGCTTTGTTGTACTTGGCTCCTTATGCTGGTGCAGCCATGGGTGAAGAATTCATGTACAACGGTAAGCACGTCTTGATTGTCTTTGATGATTTGTCAAAGCAGGCAACGGCCTACCGTGAGATATCTTTGATCTTGCGTCGTCCGCCTGGACGTGAAGCTTACCCTGGTGATGTCTTCTACTTGCACTCACGCTTGCTTGAGCGTGCTGCCAAGTTGTCAGACGAACTCGGTGGTGGATCAATGACTGCTTTGCCAATCATTGAAACACAAGGTGGTGACGTTTCTGCATATATTCCAACTAACGTGATTTCAATCACCGATGGCCAGATTTTCTTGGATGCCGACTCCTTCTATGCCGGTATTCGTCCTGCCATCGATGCTGGAACATCTGTTTCCCGTGTTGGAGGGGATGCCCAGATTAAGGCAATGAAGAAGGTTTCTGGAACTTTGCGTTTGGACTTGGCTTCCTTCCGTGAATTGGAGTCCTTTGCTCAATTCGGTTCTGACTTGGATGCAGCAACGCAAGCTAAGTTGGGTCGTGGAAAGCGCACTGTTGAAATCTTGAAGCAACCATTACACGCGCCTATGTCTGTTCAGCATCAAGTCTTTGTCTTGTATGCTTTGACACACAGTTTCTTGGATGATGTGGCAATCGAAGATTTGCAACGCTTCCAAGATGAATTCGTTTCATACTTGGATGCTAGTCAAAAGGACTTGTTGGACGAAATTGTCACGACCAAGAACTTGCCTGACCAATCTAAGATGGATGCTGCAGTGAAGAGCTTTAAGGATGGCTTTGCTGGCTCAGTTGACCAATAA
- a CDS encoding F0F1 ATP synthase subunit gamma, with protein sequence MASLQDIKRRIGSTKKTRQITAAMQLVSTAKLSKIQNSATGYHEYANRLKAVVGHLIEAHVLDNVDSAHLPMVAKRPVKKTGILLVTSDRGLVGSYNANIIKKTNALMEKHNLTKENTVILAIGGNGADFYKQRGFSIALEHRGISDVPTFNEIRQLLKTVISLYEAEAFDSLHLVYNHFVNRLESEQRNTQLLPLTKDILEDMDDSHEDVAADFEVQSAYDSEPDSTTVLNVVLPQYIQSLVFEAVLDAKTAEHAASSTAMSSATDSADDLIGTLGLQYNRARQAQITTEITEITGGLVALE encoded by the coding sequence ATGGCTTCTTTACAAGATATTAAACGGCGAATTGGCTCAACAAAAAAGACTCGGCAGATTACAGCTGCAATGCAGTTGGTTTCAACTGCAAAGCTTAGTAAGATTCAAAATTCGGCAACTGGTTACCATGAATATGCTAACCGTTTGAAGGCAGTGGTGGGCCACTTAATTGAGGCGCACGTGTTGGATAATGTCGATTCTGCTCATTTGCCAATGGTTGCTAAGCGGCCGGTAAAGAAGACGGGAATCTTGCTTGTGACCTCAGACCGAGGTTTAGTTGGGTCTTATAACGCCAACATCATCAAGAAGACAAACGCCTTGATGGAAAAGCACAACTTAACTAAAGAAAATACTGTGATCTTAGCAATTGGTGGTAACGGAGCTGATTTTTACAAGCAACGTGGCTTCTCCATTGCCTTAGAACACCGCGGTATTTCCGATGTCCCAACCTTCAATGAAATTCGCCAACTGTTAAAGACGGTCATTTCATTGTATGAAGCGGAAGCCTTTGATTCATTGCATTTGGTTTACAATCACTTTGTGAATCGTTTGGAATCAGAGCAACGAAACACGCAATTACTGCCATTGACAAAGGATATTTTGGAAGACATGGATGATAGTCACGAAGACGTGGCAGCGGACTTTGAAGTTCAATCAGCCTATGATTCCGAACCGGATTCAACTACAGTTTTGAACGTGGTTTTGCCACAATACATCCAATCGTTGGTTTTCGAAGCCGTGTTGGATGCCAAGACGGCGGAACATGCCGCATCATCAACGGCGATGTCATCGGCAACCGATTCAGCCGACGATTTAATTGGTACGTTAGGTTTGCAATATAACCGCGCACGTCAAGCACAAATCACGACTGAAATCACCGAAATTACTGGTGGCTTGGTTGCTTTGGAATAA
- the atpD gene encoding F0F1 ATP synthase subunit beta encodes MTTGKVVQVIGPVVDVAFEEGQVVPEINNALLIDLGSDKTLTVEVSLALGNGVVRTIAMDSTDGLQRGMAVTDTGKPIEVPVGEATLGRVFNVLGDPVDNAGAIDSSVVRHPIHRDAPAFDELATSTEILETGIKVIDLLAPYIRGGKIGLFGGAGVGKTVLIQELIHNIAQGHNGISVFTGVGERTREGNDMYHEMKESGVLKQTAMVYGQMNEPPGARMRVALTGLTMAESFRDNEGKDVLLFIDNIYRFTQAGSEVSALLGRIPSAVGYQPTLASEMGRLQERITSTKKGAVTSIQAVYVPADDYTDPAPATTFAHLDATTNLERSLTQQGIYPAVDPLASTSSALDPQVVGQEHYEVATEVQRTLQRYRELQDIIAILGMDELSDEEKVTVNRARRIQFFLSQPFSVAETFTGVKGEYVPVSETVRSFKEILNGQYDNLPEDAFRNVGAIEQVVDKAKSMAQ; translated from the coding sequence ATGACTACTGGAAAAGTCGTACAAGTGATCGGTCCAGTTGTTGATGTTGCCTTTGAAGAAGGGCAAGTTGTTCCTGAAATCAACAACGCCTTGTTGATTGATTTAGGATCTGACAAAACATTGACGGTTGAAGTTTCTTTGGCTTTGGGAAACGGGGTTGTCCGTACCATTGCCATGGACTCAACTGATGGATTGCAACGCGGCATGGCCGTGACCGATACCGGTAAGCCCATTGAAGTTCCCGTAGGGGAAGCTACTTTGGGTCGAGTTTTCAACGTGTTGGGTGACCCGGTGGATAATGCAGGTGCAATCGACTCTTCAGTCGTACGCCACCCCATTCACCGTGATGCTCCTGCATTTGATGAACTTGCAACTTCAACGGAAATTTTGGAAACAGGAATCAAGGTTATTGATCTTCTGGCACCATATATCCGTGGTGGAAAGATTGGGCTCTTCGGTGGAGCCGGGGTTGGGAAAACTGTTCTAATCCAAGAATTGATCCACAACATTGCCCAAGGGCATAATGGTATTTCTGTCTTTACTGGTGTCGGGGAACGTACCCGTGAAGGTAATGACATGTACCACGAAATGAAGGAATCTGGCGTTTTGAAGCAAACTGCCATGGTTTATGGACAGATGAACGAACCTCCTGGTGCACGTATGCGTGTTGCCTTGACTGGTTTGACGATGGCCGAATCATTCCGTGATAACGAAGGTAAAGATGTTTTGCTCTTTATCGATAACATCTACCGTTTCACGCAAGCTGGTTCTGAAGTTTCTGCCCTTTTGGGTCGTATTCCTTCAGCCGTTGGTTACCAGCCAACATTGGCTTCTGAAATGGGCCGTTTGCAAGAACGAATCACTTCGACTAAGAAGGGTGCCGTTACTTCAATCCAAGCCGTTTATGTGCCAGCCGATGATTATACTGATCCTGCGCCTGCAACGACTTTCGCCCACTTGGATGCTACAACCAACTTGGAACGTTCATTGACACAACAGGGTATTTATCCTGCCGTTGATCCTTTGGCATCAACTTCTTCTGCTTTGGACCCACAAGTTGTTGGGCAAGAACACTACGAAGTCGCTACTGAAGTGCAAAGGACTTTGCAACGTTACCGTGAATTGCAAGATATTATTGCAATTTTGGGTATGGATGAATTGTCAGACGAAGAGAAGGTTACTGTTAACCGTGCTCGTCGTATCCAATTCTTCTTGTCACAACCATTCTCAGTTGCGGAAACCTTTACTGGTGTGAAGGGTGAATATGTTCCTGTTTCAGAAACTGTTCGCTCATTTAAGGAAATCTTGAACGGTCAGTATGATAACTTGCCTGAAGATGCCTTCCGTAACGTCGGTGCTATCGAACAAGTGGTTGATAAGGCCAAGTCGATGGCCCAATAA
- a CDS encoding F0F1 ATP synthase subunit epsilon, whose translation MADEETNSRGIAVKIVTPEGQVYDQDQVEIAVINTQGGQLGIMAGHEPILAAMAIDEMLVKKDQQEKSLAVNGGVAEFSNNLLTVIADSAETADNIDVNRAESAKERAQLRLGHAQEVKNQHEMDMARVALMRAVNRIHVASIRSGR comes from the coding sequence ATGGCTGATGAAGAAACAAACTCACGGGGAATCGCAGTTAAGATTGTGACCCCTGAAGGCCAAGTCTACGACCAAGACCAAGTTGAAATTGCTGTGATTAACACACAGGGTGGACAGCTGGGCATTATGGCCGGCCATGAACCAATTTTGGCCGCCATGGCCATTGACGAAATGTTGGTTAAAAAAGACCAACAAGAAAAGTCACTCGCCGTTAACGGTGGCGTGGCAGAGTTTTCTAATAATCTGTTGACGGTTATCGCCGACAGTGCAGAAACTGCTGATAATATCGATGTGAACCGTGCTGAAAGTGCTAAGGAACGTGCGCAATTACGTTTGGGTCATGCACAAGAAGTTAAAAACCAACACGAAATGGATATGGCCCGCGTCGCTTTGATGCGTGCTGTTAACCGTATTCATGTTGCTTCAATTCGTTCGGGTCGTTAA
- a CDS encoding LysM peptidoglycan-binding domain-containing protein translates to MNVKKQLLIAAGLAGSVAAGQHAVSADQVQKHTVASGETLSALASRFNTTVAQLASDNQIQNVDKIYQGQELIIGVANTKTTSQNATTQMTENTYRVQAGDNLWTLAQKFGSSVDQLAQENNIKDANQIFVGQILSINKSGSQTSSQSAQTSASQSASSQTAVSEAPASQTASSQTAVSEAPASQTANSQAVVSEAPASQSASFQTVVSEAPASQTASSQVAVSEAPASQTASSQTVVSEAPASQAAPTSVSSQQSQVVQDNALDDNQAEQQALQTIIMKESGGNVNATNGIYFGIGQLSPTLRARYGGNSTDYQDQLQAMKAYIAARYGTAQAALAHHLQYGWY, encoded by the coding sequence ATGAACGTCAAAAAGCAATTATTAATCGCTGCTGGTTTAGCTGGTTCTGTTGCAGCCGGTCAACATGCAGTTAGTGCCGACCAGGTGCAAAAGCATACAGTTGCCAGTGGCGAAACGCTATCAGCATTAGCGTCTCGTTTTAATACGACGGTGGCACAGTTGGCATCGGATAATCAAATTCAAAATGTTGATAAAATTTATCAAGGACAAGAATTGATTATCGGTGTTGCCAATACAAAGACCACATCACAAAATGCCACAACACAAATGACCGAAAATACTTACCGAGTTCAAGCGGGGGATAACCTCTGGACTTTAGCGCAGAAGTTTGGTTCAAGTGTTGATCAATTGGCCCAAGAAAATAATATCAAGGATGCCAATCAAATTTTTGTTGGACAGATTTTGTCCATCAATAAGAGTGGCAGTCAGACGAGTTCGCAAAGCGCTCAAACGTCTGCATCCCAGTCAGCCAGTTCGCAGACAGCTGTTTCAGAGGCGCCTGCATCGCAGACGGCTAGTTCTCAGACAGCTGTTTCAGAGGCACCTGCATCGCAGACGGCTAATTCTCAGGCAGTTGTTTCAGAGGCACCTGCATCCCAGTCAGCCAGTTTTCAGACAGTTGTTTCAGAGGCACCTGCATCGCAAACGGCTAGTTCACAGGTTGCTGTTTCAGAGGCACCTGCATCGCAAACGGCTAGTTCTCAGACAGTTGTTTCAGAGGCACCTGCATCGCAAGCGGCTCCGACATCAGTTTCTAGCCAGCAAAGCCAGGTAGTCCAAGATAATGCCTTGGATGATAACCAAGCAGAACAGCAGGCGCTTCAAACAATCATCATGAAGGAATCTGGTGGTAACGTCAATGCTACAAACGGCATTTACTTTGGAATTGGCCAATTATCTCCAACTCTGCGCGCTCGCTATGGTGGCAATTCAACTGATTATCAAGATCAGTTGCAAGCAATGAAAGCTTATATTGCTGCTCGTTATGGGACTGCACAGGCAGCATTGGCCCATCATTTGCAGTACGGTTGGTACTAA